The Echinicola jeungdonensis genome segment CATAATCTTTATTTAAAATGAGCCATTCAATCTTTTTATTGGTAATATTTGAGATTCCTCCTAATGCCGTTAGGCTATTTACTAAATATAGTAATCTCATCACTACAGAAATTTAATAGCAGGATTATATGCTAATTTTTTCACCTTTTCGATTCTTCTCCCTTTAACAATAAGAAAAACTCTTTCCAAGTACCCCAAATTATAGAAAGGTTTACAACTAATATTTGGGTGGACTCAAATGGGTTTACAGTTACAATTTTTTTCGTTGAAAAACGGAACCTCCTCCATGTAAAATTCAGCAAGAAAATAAAAAATTTAATTCTGGAATTCCTGAATTTCCTTTCATAAGTTCCTCCTAATAACCGGCGATATTTATATACAATTTCCTTAACCAAATGCCTGGAAGGGTGTCTGACAATTACATTTGGAGTAAATTTAATTTCATATTTAGTTGTAATTTTCTTTGACAACTCACTATCTCCATTGGACTTTATCCCTCTATTAAACCCATTAAATTCTTGAATTACAGAACAATAAGAAAACCAATTAGCTGTAATTGCATGTCCTTCTTTTGCATAAGCTTCTGTACTAAAACCAGTGTATTTTTCATACACTTCTGCAAAGGTCAATTTATCTGGTCTTTTATAAAATAAAGGTACAGGACCTGTCAATATGCCGATTTCCTTATTGGTATCTTTTGAAAAAATTTTCAGCGCATTACTCAACCAACTCGAATCAGGAAGGCAATCAGAGTCCGTAAAAGCAAGGATTTTTCCTTTAGATTCAGTAATTCCCTTGTTTCTCGCTGCATACGACCCTGGCGTGAATTCATCAACCAATTTTAAAGAATACTTCGCATTGAAGTTATCTGGCAATTTCAGTTGAATTTCCGGATCATTATTGACAATAATTACTTCATATAAATCAGAATCTAATTCTTGTTCCTGAAGTTTTTCCAATAATAGAATCAGCCTATCGTAATCCTTATAATAAGGAATGATAACACTTATTATCAACCTATTTATTTTTTTAATGAATGAAGTATTCATTGGTATTGATTAAAAAATAGCGTATAGATGCTTTTTTTTATTCTTTTTTCAATTTTGTAAAGATTCAAATAAAATTTATTAACAGTATTATCTATGGGTAAATCATAACTTTGAAAAAAAGTACCAAGAGCTCCTGAA includes the following:
- a CDS encoding glycosyltransferase, with protein sequence MNTSFIKKINRLIISVIIPYYKDYDRLILLLEKLQEQELDSDLYEVIIVNNDPEIQLKLPDNFNAKYSLKLVDEFTPGSYAARNKGITESKGKILAFTDSDCLPDSSWLSNALKIFSKDTNKEIGILTGPVPLFYKRPDKLTFAEVYEKYTGFSTEAYAKEGHAITANWFSYCSVIQEFNGFNRGIKSNGDSELSKKITTKYEIKFTPNVIVRHPSRHLVKEIVYKYRRLLGGTYERKFRNSRIKFFIFLLNFTWRRFRFSTKKIVTVNPFESTQILVVNLSIIWGTWKEFFLLLKGEESKR